The Gemmatimonas aurantiaca genomic sequence CGCGAGCAGCTCAGGCGCGAGCACCTTGACGACGACGCGTCGATTCAGCGCGACTTCGCGAGCCAGATACGTCCGGGACATCCCGCCACCGCCGAGTTCGCGCTCGATGGTGTATCGGGCTGCCAGGGCCGTTTCCAACCTGGCGCGCAGCGCATCCATGATCTTGGGCTGAGGTGTGGGTAAGCCGGGATAGTGTGTACCGTGGAGCGAAACAGCAAGAGGGATAATAGGGTCGGAATTGGAGTTTTGGTTGGTGTCGGATCATCGGCATCGCCCGGAGACGGTCTACGACGATCGCGTCGCCCGCGAGTACGGGCCCTGGCGGCCCATCGTCACCACCCAGGCGTCGGTGACCGACCAGATCCGCACGCCCCTCCGGACCTGCGCCGCGGCATGCCGATTGCGCGAACCTGCGCGAGAATCATCGCGCGTGGTCCTGCGTCATGAGCGATTCATCGGTTATCGCGGCGCAAAATACCCGCTCCGTTCCCACCGAGATATGGTTGCGTCTCGAAGTTCATGATGCACCGACTGGAAGTCTCCAGAAGCCGAAGCGTGCTCCTCGTGGGGATGCTCCGGGTACCTGCACGCACCTCCAGGCGGGGGCACGATCGCACTACGGTGCCCGACTGTTCACGACAACCGCAGCGGATAGCGTCGGCTGACACGCACGACATGTCCGCCGGCCAGATGCACCTGCTGATCGCCATGCCCGATGGATTCCACTCGCACGATGGCATCGAGGTTCACATAGGCGCTGCGTGAGACCTGCCGGAAGCGCCGCAGATCGGCGGCAGCCGCCAGTGCCGCCAGTGGGCCGCGTGTACGCCATTGCTGGTCCACACCATGGAGCACCACGTGATTGCGATCGGCTTCGATCCAGATCACCGCACGGGTGGGGACCACCTGCTGCGTGCCCCGTGTCCCGTTCACCCCACGCTCGCCGATGACGAGACGGTCCGGCAACGGGGATGGCGCCGTCTCGTGCACGACATTGCGACGATGCCACGCCAGTTCCTCGGCATCGTTCCGGATCTGCATGGTGCGACGCACACGATCGATGGTCGCGGCAAACCGGTCGCCGTCCCACGGCTTGAGCAGATAGTCGAGCGCCGACAACGCAAAGGCCCGCACCGCCCGATCGGCATGGGCCGTCACGAAGATGACGAGCAGATGTGATGCCTGAGGCAGTCGTGCGATGGCATCCGCCACGGCGAGGCCATCGATGCCCGGCATCTGAATGTCCAGAAACACGAGATCCACGGCATCGTCACGCAGGATGCCGAGCGCGGCCGGGCCGTCGCGTGCCTCGAGAATGCGGCCCACTTCCGGCACCTGCTCGAGGAAACGCCGGAGCTTGGCCCGGGCCGGCGCTTCGTCGTCGGCCACGAGCACACGCCACGGCCCTGCCCCACCGTCCGCGCCGCTCACGAAGCGCGGATCTCTCTGGATGCGTCCACAGGGGCTTCGACGGCGGTGTCGATGGATGCATCGACCTGCCACGGAATCCGCACGCACACCACCGCACCACCATCGACGGCCGTCTCCGGATTCAACGACGCGTCGTCTCCGTACAGCGTCCTCAACCGGCGAACCGTGGTGCTGAGCCCCACCCCACTGGTGAGCGCGGTGGATTCGCGGCTCTGCCATCCCACACCATTGTCGTGAATGGCCAGTTCCAGATGATCACCGTGGCGACGGGCCACGATGCGTACGATCAGCGGGACAGCGACGGCCGCATCTCCCGACGTTCCGGACCCGTGACGCACCGCATTTTCCAGCAGCGGTTGCAGGAGCAGCGTGGGCACCAGCACGTCGAACGCCTGCGATTCCACCTGCTGCTCGAAGCGCAGGGTATCCGCAAAGCGCGCCGTCATGATGCTGCTCCAGAGTTCGGCCGTTGCCAGTTCCTCACGCAAAGTGACCAGACCCGCCGAACTGTCGAGCGTCCGGCGGAGCAGACGCGACAGACGGTGCAGCATGCGATCGGCAACGGTGACGTCCTCGTACATCACGCCCGAAATGGTATTGAGCGCGTTGAACAGGAAGTGCGGTTGCAGCCGGGCTTCCAGGGCGATCAAGCGCGCCTGCGACACCTCGGCTTCGAGCGCCATGACCTGCAACGCCTGCCGTTGACGCTCGCGCTGCTGATCGAGGAAGGTCACCGCCAGCACGATCACGCCATACCCGAACACGTCGTTGCCCAGCTCCATGAGATAGCGCCACCCCATGGTGCCGTAGTCGTATGCCCCGAGACCGGCCAATGGAAATGCCACGGCCCGCGTGCCCCAGTTCCAGGTCGTGTGCAGCGCCGAATAGACCAGCATCGCCGGCACATGCAGCAGGAACAGCACACCACGTCCACGCAGGACACGGGTGACGCGGGCCACGCCGACCGCCAGCAGCCCCGCCCCCCACGCACCGGTGAGCTCCTCGATGAGCGTGATCTGAAAAGGCTGATCGTGCCCGCGCGTCACGGTATCGAGAAAACGATAGCTGAATGACAGCAGCCCCAGCATCGTCCAGAAGACAGCACCGAATGCCCACGCCTGCCAACGACCGCCGAGCCGCGTCTGGTCGTTCACGTCAACGCGACTCCCGAGGGAGAGCGAATGCCACGATCGCGTCGCCCGCCCCCCAGGGACCACCACCGCCGGCCGCGATCAGCACATACTGCCGTCCCTCGAAGGCATAGGTCATGGGGGTCGCCTTCCCACCTGCCGGCAGCGCCCCACGCCACAGCACGTCTCCCGACGCGCTGTCGAAAGCCCGTATGGTGCGATCGATCGAACCGCCCATGAACACCAGACCGCCGGCCGTGACCAGGGGTCCGCCCAGATTGGGAGACCCCCAGGCTTCGGGAGTCTCCGGTCCACCGTCACGCCGCATGGCCCCGAGTGGCACCTGCCAGCGCATCGCCCCATTGTCGAGACTCACCGCCACGAGCGTACCGAACGGCGGCGGCGAACACGGCAGACCGCTGGGAGCAAGCACCATGCGTCGTCGCATCACGTACCCCGTGCCTCGCATACGCGTGAACTGATCGTCCGTGCGGCTGCTGGCCATCGCCTTCGGATCATGCAGCGAGTCCGGAATGAGTTGCACGAGCGCCATCAGGCGATTGACCGGTACATAGGCCGTGCGCGTCGTGGGATCGATAGCCACTCCACCCCAATGCGCCCCGCCGATGTTGGATGGCAGCATCAGCGTGCCCTGCAGACTGGGTGGCGTGAAGATGCCTTCGTTGCGCAAGGGCGCAAGGATTTCGCGGCAGGCCATCCGATCGACCTCGGTGACGCCCCACACGCTGTCCAGTGCGAACGAATGCGGCGACAGGGTGATGGCACTGAAGGGCTGCGTGGGCGATGCGTGTTCACCGGGAACATCCGACCGCGGCACGGCACGTTCCTCCACGGGAATGAGCGGCACGCCGGTGCGGCGGTCCAGCACGAACAGCTGCCCGGTTTTGGTGGCCTGCACCACCGCCGGTGTACCGACCCCATTCACGCGCACCTCGGTCAGCGCCGGCGGTGATGCATTGTCGTAGTCCCACAGATCGTGATGCACGGTCTGGAAATGCCATGCCACGGATCCATCCCGCACACGCAGGGCCACCAGGGAATTGGCATACCGATTGTCGCCCGGGCGCTGGGTGCCCACATAGTCGGGCGCCGGACTCGACGTGGGGAGATACACGAGACCGAGCGCCGCATCACCGACGATGACCGACCAGACATTGGCGCCGCCGGTGGTGCGCTCGTGTCCCTGCCACGCGGCGCGGTGCGGATCGTTCGCATGCTGCGGAATGGGATCGAATGTCCACAGCAAACGCCCCGTGCGCACATCGAAGGCCCGCACCTCACCGCTGGCCGGATCAAGGCGAGAGTTGTCGGCAATGGATGATCCGATCACCAGGACATCGCCGATGACGGCCGGTGGCGATGTCTGCTGATACGCAGGGAACTCGAAGGGCGCCGTGCGAAGTCCCTTGCGCAGATCGACCACGCCGGCCACACCAAAATCGCGGCACGGTGCGCCCGACCGGGCGTCGAGGGCAAAGAGCCGGGCATCGATGCTCACCGCCAGAATGCGTCGCGCGCAGGGGCGTGACGTGCCGGCGCGCGCGTCCCGCCAGTACGACACGCCACGACTCGTGAAGTCACCATAACCGGCGTTCACCGGCACCCGGGCATCCAAACGCCACCGCTCCGCCCCGGTGGCCGGATCGAGCGCGAACACCCGCCCCAACGGCGTGCTGACGTACACGGTGCCGTCCACCATGAGTGGCGTCACCTCCAGCGACGGTGGCGCACCCCGTTCGACTTTTTCGGACAATTCGCCCGTATGAAAGGTCCATGCCGGTATCAGTCGGGCGACGGTGGCGCGGTCGATCTGCGTCAGCGGCGAGTATCGCTGTCCTCCGGCGTCACCGCCGTACGTTGGCCACTCCACCGGGGGTTTCGACTGGGCGGATAGCCGCGACGCCGATACCATCGATCCGCCGATGAATGTGAAAGCCACAACGGCGGGAAGAAACGAACAATGACGTGGTCGAAACGATGCGATCATGAAGGCTCCGGCAGAACGGGAAGTGCCGCAGATTGTCCGTGTTGCGCCGCGATCCCAAGGATACCGTGCCGGACGGGACCGTCGGCGTGTCCAGCGGGATTCGGAGCCATCCTCCGTCGACCGTGATACCTTGTGCACATGCCTCCCTACACATCTCATCACGCATCATGAACCAGGAGAGAGCAACACCTGATCAGACCGCGGTGCGCACCGCCTTGTGGCGCGCACTGCATGTCGAAGTCGATCCATTGCCTCATGTGTTCGAGGATCGGGTCGGCCTCGTTCTCGCCGCTCCCGATGCGGAGTGGCAGAGTCGTCCGGACATGGGTCCCTTCACACGACCGTTTCGCGCCTCCATTCTGGCACGGGCGCGTTTCGTCGAAGACTTCGTCATGAAGCAAGCGGAACAGGGTGTCCAACAGTATGTCATCCTGGGTGCGGGGCTGGACACCTTCGTTCAGCGTCGACCGGAGCTGGCGACCCATATGCACGTCTTCGAAATCGACCAGCCGGGACCGCAGGCGTGGAAACATCAACGCCTCCTCGAACTCGGCTTCGGCGTCCCGCCACATCTGCACTTCGTACCGGTCGATTTCGAGGCCGGCGATCGGTGGTGGGAGCGTCTCATGGCCGCGGGGTTCGACCCCGTACGTCCCGCAGTGGTGGCGTCGACTGGCGTGAGCATGTATCTCACCCGCACCGCGATCACGACCACGTTGCAACACATCGCGTCGCTCGCGCCGGGCACGACACTCGTGATGTCGTTCATGCTTCCGCCGGGTCGATTGGCACCCGATATACGAATCGGTGTCGAGCGCGCAATGGAGGGGGCACGGGCCAGCGGCACGCCCTTCATCAGCTTCTTCATGCCCGACGAGATCATGGACCTTGCCCGCGACGCGGGATTCTCGACCGTTGGTCATGTGTCGGCAGCGGAACTCGCCGCGCGTTATTTCGCCGACAGAACCGATGGCCTGCGCCCACCTGACAATTCGGAAGAGTTGCTGGTGGCGACGGTGTAGCGCATGAACGGCTGACGTACCCGACGGCGGCTCTGCCGGCGTGCTTCTCCGGCGTCCTCCTGGTCTCTCAGCGCAACCGATTCTCGTCTTCTTCACCGGCGTCGAGGCGCGCACGCGCTTCGGCCTGGGCGAGTCGTTCCGCACGACCTCCGGCAACATAGAGCGCCGCGAATGTGCCGACAGCCGCCACGGCAGAGATCGGCCACATTCCCAGCAGGAATGTCAGCAGTCCCCGGGGCAGGGTCGCCAGCAACGCGACCAATGTCGCGCACGTCGCCAGCCCCACGGCGGTGTTGCCCTGACGGCGATAGAGCAGAAACGCCCAGGGTAGGAGACCAAGGGTCGCACCGGCAAACACTGCGACGCCGTATTTGAGCAGTTCTCTTCCAAAGAGCAGTTCCTTTCCAAGTCCGAATCGAAAGGAGAGCAACGGCACCGCCAGGACGGCGATCCAGAACACGAGAGTGATGATTACCCGACGGGAAGACAATGACATGGCACATCGCGGTGAAATCGTGATGGAGCAGCATGATGCCCTATGACTCTGCGATGCCGACAGTATCGCGTCCCGTCCGCGGTTTCGCGAATTGCCGGGCCGACACCAATGTGTGTCGGACGCCGTAGGTGTTCCCGTTTCCCCCGTTCCCCCCGTTTCCGGCGGCTTCGGTCTCTTGACAGGCTTCTACTACACATGTAGAACTACATGTGTCGTAAAACTCCGGGGCTTCCATGTCAGAGCAGCACAACTTCACGGCACTGCAACTGGCCATTCTCCGCGTGCTCTGGGCGCGCGGTGAAGCCACGGTCGTCGAAATCTGGGAAGCGCTGCACGACGAGCGCGGGTTGGCCCAGACCACGCTGGCGACCATGCTGTCCCGTCTCGAAAAACGCGGCGCGGTCGCACATCGCACGAGTGCGCGGCAATTCGTGTATCGCGCCCTGATCACCGAGGACGCGGCGCGCCACTCCATGGTCAGCGAGTTCACTGCCCGCCTCTTCGAGGGAGACGTGCCAGCGCTCGTGAGTCATCTGCTCACCGCGCAGGACATCACACCCGGTGATCGTGAGCGCATTCGCGCCATGCTCGATGCCGCGACACCTCACCCGGAGGACACCGAGTAATGGAATCGATCGTCACGACGGCACTCGCCTGGTTGCTGACCTACGCGATCCACAGCTCGGCGCTCCTGGGTATCACCTGGCTGTTGGCGCGGTGGGGGCGGCTTTCCATCGGTACGATGGACTTCCTCTGGAAACTCGCGCTCGTTGGAGGGTTGCTCACGACGCCCGTGCAGATGGCCCTGCATGTGAGTCCATCCGGATCGTTTTTGCTGCTCACACCTTCACACACGACACTCGGCGCGGTATCCGTCGAATCGGAACTCAACAACGCGGGACGCCGTGAGCACTTCGTGGCCGAGGCGCGGGCGCCCCTGCCGGCAGGCATCGCAACCCCTGCCGTTGCCGGGATGTCTGCCTCGTCCCCTGCATCGTCAAAGGCCCCATCTGCCTCCCCACTCGCATCATTACTCGCATCATTCTCCTCACGGACGATCGCATCGGCCCTCGTGGGGATATGGGCGCTCGTTGCGCTGACGCTGGTGCTGATGTACGTGGCGCGCCGCCTGCTGCTGGCCGGTCGGCTGGCGAACCGTCAGCAGGTCACGAGCGGTGCCCTCCCCGACATGCTCGCCACGCTGCGCCGCACCGTGCGATTCCGGTCGCCTGTGAGGCTCACATCGGTGAACACCATTGCGAGTCCGGTCGCACTCGGTCTGCATGAGATCTGCGTACCCGAGGCGGCGCTCACCGAACTCACCGCGGACGAGCAGCGCGGCATGCTGGCACACGAACTGGCCCATCTGGCGCGCCGCGATCCTCTCTGGCTCGATCTCGCCTCGTTGATGGAGCGGATCTTCTTCTTCCAGCCGCTCAATCGTCTCGCCCGTCGGGAGCTCCAGCGCAATGCGGAGTTTCTCTGTGACGACTGGGCAGCGGAACGCACCGGCTCGGGGCTGCCGCTGGCGCATTGCCTGGCACGTGTCGCGGACTGGATCGAAGCCTCGCCCCTGGGCGTGCCCGTGGCCGGCATGGCGGAGCAGCGATCGCTGCTGGTGACGCGTATCGCCCGGCTCATCGAAGGTCGACGGGCCAGTCTACCCATGTCACGCGTCCTCACCGTGGCGATTGGCACGGTGCTGCTCTCTGCCATCGTAGCCGCGATGCCAGGTGTGCGCGGTATCGCGACGCCCTCATCGCGTGCAGGCGAACCCACCACGCCGGAATCGATGGAGCCGCAGGTCATCGTGGGAAGGAGCGTGGACGTCACCGCGGACACCACAAATGACAGCGCGAACGATGCGACGGACCGCGAGCAGGAGTTCGACACGTCGGACGATCAGGATGATGCGCACGACGCAGCCGATGTTGCCGATGTTGCCGATCCGACGATCGTGGCCGCACTCATCGAACGTCTGCAGGACACTGAAGCCAGCGTTCGCGCTGCGGCCGCCACTTCATTGGGCAGCCTGGGCAGCGTGACCGCGGTTCCCGCCCTGCTGGCCATTGCCGGTGACCGGAGCAGCGACGTGCGTTCGGCCGTGGCCGAGGCGCAGGGCCACCTCGGCGATGCGCGTGCCGTGCCGACACTCACCCGCATGCTGAGCGATTCTTCGGCGCGCGTACGCGAGCATGCGGCCGAGGCGCTGGGTTATATGTCCGAGGGAAACTTCGGCACCTCGTTGCTGAGGTTGCTCGGCGACCCGATTGCCAGTGTGCGTGTGGCCGCTCTCGAATCACTCACGAAACATCGGATCCTCATCCCCGCACGCGATCTGACGACGCTGCTGGCCGACACATCGGCCGGTGTCCGTCGATCGGCGCTCGAATATGCGGAACGGACCCCATCGTTGGCCAAAGTCACCATCATCCGTCGACTGCTCGACGATGGCAACGCGCGGGTCCGTCAACAGGCCGTGGAGGCACTGGCCGGTTTCCGCAGCGCGGAAGCGCGCACCGCACTCCGCGAAGCACTGGCCTCTCCCGATCCAGCCGTGCGTCGCGAAGCCGCCGAAGCGCTGGGCGAACGACCGTAGACGTGCTCCCCTCCTCCCTCTCCATGTCGAATCTCTTCATGCGCACGGCCGCGCTGCTCGCGGCGTTGACCACTGTGGTCGGCTCAGACGTCACCGCGCAGCCGGGCGGACCGTCGTCGCCGTCGCCGGTGGCCCCCGCGCGGCCCGCACCGTTGTCGTTCATTCGCGAGCCAGGCCGCGCCGAAGCCATGCGCACGGACATGAGCATCCACCTCGATGGCCGATTGGATGAAGCCGCCTGGCAGACGGCGCGCTACGTGACCGGTCTCACGCAGCGTGAGCCCAATGAAGGAGCCGCGGCCTCGGATTCCACGCGCGTGGCGTTCGTATACGACGATCAGGCGCTGTATATCGGCGCCCGCATGAACAGCAGTCACCCCGAAAGCATCCGGCCGCTCGTGGCCCGACGCGACAAGGAAGGCAGTGCCGAACAGCTCATTCTCTCGTTCGATACCTTCGGCGATCGTCGCACGGCGTACACCTTCTCTGTGACATCGGGCGGTGTCCGGGTCGACTACTATCACGGATCGGATTTCGAGAACTCGCGCGACTATACGTTCGATCCGGTGTGGCAGGTGCGAACGACCGTGGACGCGGAGGGTTGGACAGCCGAGATGCGCATTCCGTTTTCGCAATTGCGTTTCTCGGCGGCCGACGAACAGACGTGGGGCATCAACATCGTGCGTCTGATTCCGGAGCGCAACGAATCGGCCTACTGGATGCTCGTGCGGCGCAGCGAGACCGGCTGGTCTTCACGCATGGGGCAGTTGACGGGGCTCAAAGGGCTGCGCTCCCGGCAGCGCATCGAAGTGTTGCCGTACGTGGCCAGCGACACACGCACGAAGAGCGCGGTGAACCCGGCCAACCCCTTCGATGCGAAACAGCGCAATGAAGTGCGGGCCGGCGCCGACCTGAAGGTGGGCCTGGGGCCGAACGCCACGCTCGAAGCCACCATCAATCCCGACTTCGGCCAGGTGGAGGCCGATCCGGCCGTGGTGAATCTCTCGGCGTTCGAGGTGTTCTTCGACGAGCGCCGGCCGTTCTTCACGGAGGGCACACAACTGCTCAACGCCCGCGGCAACTTCTACTCCCGGCGCATCGGCGCACCGCCGCCACTCAATCCGGGTGGAACCTACGCCGACGTTCCACACAACACCACGATTCTCGGGGCGGCAAAGGTGTCGGGCCGCCTGCCATCGAAGTTGTCCTTTGCCGGACTGACTGCCCTCAGCGCGCAGGAGAACGCGCAGGTGATCGACGCCGGCCAGCAGATCCCACGCGAGGTGGAAGTGGCGCCGCGCACGCTCTACGGCGTGGGGGTGGTACAGCAGGAATTCGGGAAGGATGGGTCGACCGCCTATGCCATGTTCACCGGGGTCGAACGCAATCTGAAAGACGGCACGCCAGCTCAGCGCGCCCTCGCGGAGCGGGCATACAGTGGCCTGGCGGATACCCGTCTCCGATGGGCCGGCGGCAAGTACGACATGAGCGCCTTTGTCGGCTTCAGTCACATCTCCGGCGATTCACTGGCCATGCTGGCGCAGCAGCGATCGAGTCGACGCTTCTTTCAGCGTCCCGACGCCCACTATGTCCACGTGGACTCGGGTCTGACGTCCATGAACGGCTACATCGCCGGCATCAATCACAGCAAGATGAGCGGCTCGTGGCTGTGGGACATTGATCTGTCGGCCGAGTCTCCCGGATACGAGATCAACGACGCCGGCCGGCTGGGTGGCACCGATGATCTGAGTCAGTCGTCGAACCTGCGGTACCGGCAGACCAGACGGGGACGCTACTTCCACAACTGGGATATCGGGCTGTCGCAATACGCCGGCTGGAATTTCGGGGGCGTGAACAACTACAGTGGGTTCGAGCTCTACAGCAATCAGACGTTGCGCAATTTCCTGCGGTCGTGGATGAACGTGGGCATCGGGTTGCCCGCCACGTCGGACGATCTCACCCGCGGTGGCCCGCTCATGCGCACGTATGGCGAGCATTGGGTGAACGCCGGGATCTCCAGCCGCTCCGGAGCCCGCACCAGTTGGTCGTTCTCCACGGGCGCATCCACGCGGGGTGATGGCGGCAACTCCGTCAACCTGAATGGCGCACTCACATTGCGGCCGGGGGCGCGCATGGAGCTCTCCATCACGCCGGCCTTCTCGGGTAACGAGAACGCGCGTCAGTACGTGACCACGCGCTCCGGCGGAACGGCCGCCACATATGGCTCCCGCTACATCTTCGCCCACGTGGACCAGGTGCAGTACAGCGTCCGGTTCCGTCTCAACTATGCGCTGACGCCGAACCTGACGTTCGAGACCTATGCCGAACCGTTCGCCGCCAG encodes the following:
- a CDS encoding histidine kinase, which encodes MNDQTRLGGRWQAWAFGAVFWTMLGLLSFSYRFLDTVTRGHDQPFQITLIEELTGAWGAGLLAVGVARVTRVLRGRGVLFLLHVPAMLVYSALHTTWNWGTRAVAFPLAGLGAYDYGTMGWRYLMELGNDVFGYGVIVLAVTFLDQQRERQRQALQVMALEAEVSQARLIALEARLQPHFLFNALNTISGVMYEDVTVADRMLHRLSRLLRRTLDSSAGLVTLREELATAELWSSIMTARFADTLRFEQQVESQAFDVLVPTLLLQPLLENAVRHGSGTSGDAAVAVPLIVRIVARRHGDHLELAIHDNGVGWQSRESTALTSGVGLSTTVRRLRTLYGDDASLNPETAVDGGAVVCVRIPWQVDASIDTAVEAPVDASREIRAS
- a CDS encoding class I SAM-dependent methyltransferase, coding for MNQERATPDQTAVRTALWRALHVEVDPLPHVFEDRVGLVLAAPDAEWQSRPDMGPFTRPFRASILARARFVEDFVMKQAEQGVQQYVILGAGLDTFVQRRPELATHMHVFEIDQPGPQAWKHQRLLELGFGVPPHLHFVPVDFEAGDRWWERLMAAGFDPVRPAVVASTGVSMYLTRTAITTTLQHIASLAPGTTLVMSFMLPPGRLAPDIRIGVERAMEGARASGTPFISFFMPDEIMDLARDAGFSTVGHVSAAELAARYFADRTDGLRPPDNSEELLVATV
- a CDS encoding M56 family metallopeptidase, whose amino-acid sequence is MESIVTTALAWLLTYAIHSSALLGITWLLARWGRLSIGTMDFLWKLALVGGLLTTPVQMALHVSPSGSFLLLTPSHTTLGAVSVESELNNAGRREHFVAEARAPLPAGIATPAVAGMSASSPASSKAPSASPLASLLASFSSRTIASALVGIWALVALTLVLMYVARRLLLAGRLANRQQVTSGALPDMLATLRRTVRFRSPVRLTSVNTIASPVALGLHEICVPEAALTELTADEQRGMLAHELAHLARRDPLWLDLASLMERIFFFQPLNRLARRELQRNAEFLCDDWAAERTGSGLPLAHCLARVADWIEASPLGVPVAGMAEQRSLLVTRIARLIEGRRASLPMSRVLTVAIGTVLLSAIVAAMPGVRGIATPSSRAGEPTTPESMEPQVIVGRSVDVTADTTNDSANDATDREQEFDTSDDQDDAHDAADVADVADPTIVAALIERLQDTEASVRAAAATSLGSLGSVTAVPALLAIAGDRSSDVRSAVAEAQGHLGDARAVPTLTRMLSDSSARVREHAAEALGYMSEGNFGTSLLRLLGDPIASVRVAALESLTKHRILIPARDLTTLLADTSAGVRRSALEYAERTPSLAKVTIIRRLLDDGNARVRQQAVEALAGFRSAEARTALREALASPDPAVRREAAEALGERP
- a CDS encoding LytTR family DNA-binding domain-containing protein is translated as MSGADGGAGPWRVLVADDEAPARAKLRRFLEQVPEVGRILEARDGPAALGILRDDAVDLVFLDIQMPGIDGLAVADAIARLPQASHLLVIFVTAHADRAVRAFALSALDYLLKPWDGDRFAATIDRVRRTMQIRNDAEELAWHRRNVVHETAPSPLPDRLVIGERGVNGTRGTQQVVPTRAVIWIEADRNHVVLHGVDQQWRTRGPLAALAAAADLRRFRQVSRSAYVNLDAIVRVESIGHGDQQVHLAGGHVVRVSRRYPLRLS
- a CDS encoding pyrroloquinoline quinone-dependent dehydrogenase, whose amino-acid sequence is MIASFRPRHCSFLPAVVAFTFIGGSMVSASRLSAQSKPPVEWPTYGGDAGGQRYSPLTQIDRATVARLIPAWTFHTGELSEKVERGAPPSLEVTPLMVDGTVYVSTPLGRVFALDPATGAERWRLDARVPVNAGYGDFTSRGVSYWRDARAGTSRPCARRILAVSIDARLFALDARSGAPCRDFGVAGVVDLRKGLRTAPFEFPAYQQTSPPAVIGDVLVIGSSIADNSRLDPASGEVRAFDVRTGRLLWTFDPIPQHANDPHRAAWQGHERTTGGANVWSVIVGDAALGLVYLPTSSPAPDYVGTQRPGDNRYANSLVALRVRDGSVAWHFQTVHHDLWDYDNASPPALTEVRVNGVGTPAVVQATKTGQLFVLDRRTGVPLIPVEERAVPRSDVPGEHASPTQPFSAITLSPHSFALDSVWGVTEVDRMACREILAPLRNEGIFTPPSLQGTLMLPSNIGGAHWGGVAIDPTTRTAYVPVNRLMALVQLIPDSLHDPKAMASSRTDDQFTRMRGTGYVMRRRMVLAPSGLPCSPPPFGTLVAVSLDNGAMRWQVPLGAMRRDGGPETPEAWGSPNLGGPLVTAGGLVFMGGSIDRTIRAFDSASGDVLWRGALPAGGKATPMTYAFEGRQYVLIAAGGGGPWGAGDAIVAFALPRESR
- a CDS encoding BlaI/MecI/CopY family transcriptional regulator, whose product is MSEQHNFTALQLAILRVLWARGEATVVEIWEALHDERGLAQTTLATMLSRLEKRGAVAHRTSARQFVYRALITEDAARHSMVSEFTARLFEGDVPALVSHLLTAQDITPGDRERIRAMLDAATPHPEDTE
- a CDS encoding DUF5916 domain-containing protein, coding for MSNLFMRTAALLAALTTVVGSDVTAQPGGPSSPSPVAPARPAPLSFIREPGRAEAMRTDMSIHLDGRLDEAAWQTARYVTGLTQREPNEGAAASDSTRVAFVYDDQALYIGARMNSSHPESIRPLVARRDKEGSAEQLILSFDTFGDRRTAYTFSVTSGGVRVDYYHGSDFENSRDYTFDPVWQVRTTVDAEGWTAEMRIPFSQLRFSAADEQTWGINIVRLIPERNESAYWMLVRRSETGWSSRMGQLTGLKGLRSRQRIEVLPYVASDTRTKSAVNPANPFDAKQRNEVRAGADLKVGLGPNATLEATINPDFGQVEADPAVVNLSAFEVFFDERRPFFTEGTQLLNARGNFYSRRIGAPPPLNPGGTYADVPHNTTILGAAKVSGRLPSKLSFAGLTALSAQENAQVIDAGQQIPREVEVAPRTLYGVGVVQQEFGKDGSTAYAMFTGVERNLKDGTPAQRALAERAYSGLADTRLRWAGGKYDMSAFVGFSHISGDSLAMLAQQRSSRRFFQRPDAHYVHVDSGLTSMNGYIAGINHSKMSGSWLWDIDLSAESPGYEINDAGRLGGTDDLSQSSNLRYRQTRRGRYFHNWDIGLSQYAGWNFGGVNNYSGFELYSNQTLRNFLRSWMNVGIGLPATSDDLTRGGPLMRTYGEHWVNAGISSRSGARTSWSFSTGASTRGDGGNSVNLNGALTLRPGARMELSITPAFSGNENARQYVTTRSGGTAATYGSRYIFAHVDQVQYSVRFRLNYALTPNLTFETYAEPFAASGRYHEYGELPARLSRDLRTYGTQGTTISAPDSTGARLVNDGAAYFTLPGNDFNLRSFRSNAVMRWEWRPGCTLFVVWQQDRSAERTPGLTAKPGALWDALRADGTQVIALKASYWLPLSWR